Sequence from the Rhodoflexus caldus genome:
TCCGTTCTACGGCGACCACGTGAGTTTGTTCACCATACTAATGACGCTTTCTACCATCGCCTACACGTATTACAACAATCAACTGTCGCCCAACGTAGACCCGAACATGAAGATTGTTTCCTACGCAATGCCCGTAATTTTTGTATTCGTACTCAATTCATTTTCAGCAGGTTTGACCTATTACTACTTCGTTTCCAACATCATCACGATTGTGCAGCAATTGGGCATTCGCAGCTTTGTAGATGAGTCTAAGATACGAGCCAAACTGGAAGAAAACCGCAAAAAGTTCTCTGACCCGAACCGCAAGAAATCAGGTTTTCAGCAGCGTTTGGAAGAAGCCCTGAAAGCACAAGAAGAGGCGAAAAAGAACAAGAAAAAATAGCCTACCCCATGAAACACGCAGAAATCCGCTTTTCCATAGAATTAGACGACCAAAACATCCCCGACAAGATTTTCTGGTCGGCTACCGACAGCCCTAACGGCGGGCTGGAAGAAACCAAAGCTATTAATCTTTCCATTTGGGACCATCGCCGCAAGGAAACCATGCGCATTGACCTGTGGGCAAAAGATATGCCCGTAGATGAAATGAAACGGTGTGTAGTAGATACTATTTTGGGCATGGCGGACATGATTCGCACCTCCACCGACGACGAGGTGATGGCCGCACACATGGAAGAGTTGGGCAGCAAACTCATCCGCCATATCAAAGAGACGCACGGCGCGAAGTAGTGTGTTACAATCACTCTGACACAGTATTTGCAGTTGTGTCAGAGTGATGCTATGACGCTTTTTTATTTACTTACAGTTATGAGCATCTTTCAGAAAGGCGATTACCGGGCGATACCGACGGAATTCCGTATATTGGGCATAGCTTCCTTAGAAGAGTTTTCAAAATTTCAAGAACGTTTTGAGATATATGATACCGATACAACTATTAATGCTATTCGTGATGCCATTATAGCCAATTATTTAGGTTTTGACTTGCTAAATTTCAACAAGCATGGTTTTGATGCTAAAAAAGTAACTGCGAACAGTACTTAGAAGTTAAACAATGTTCTATTTCCAGTGAAAGTTGGGGCGGTACATGGAACGATACAAATGAAGAAAAAGCACTTGCTTTCAGTGATGAAAGACTATTACAGTCATTGCTGTTTGGAAAGGAGCAAGTGATTTGCAATTTATGGTATATGGCCAACATAAAGAACATGGTGCATTACTACATAGATTAGTAATTAGCAGAAAGGAAGGCAGTCGTTCTACTCAATCGGTAAGCATACAAAAATTGATAAAAGATTTTAAATT
This genomic interval carries:
- the gldC gene encoding gliding motility protein GldC; the encoded protein is MKHAEIRFSIELDDQNIPDKIFWSATDSPNGGLEETKAINLSIWDHRRKETMRIDLWAKDMPVDEMKRCVVDTILGMADMIRTSTDDEVMAAHMEELGSKLIRHIKETHGAK